The Larimichthys crocea isolate SSNF chromosome XII, L_crocea_2.0, whole genome shotgun sequence region GTATTACACATTGATGGTGTAGAAGTAGTGTACACAGTGATGTGGTGCTTCACTGAACCGCACAATTTCTGTCTGGTCTGTAACTATAGTCACACAAAACATGATTAGAGTCTCAAGATATTATTTGGAAATATAATGTGATATCATGGTCTTTACTCAgtcagtgttactgtgtgtgtgtgtgcctccagGGTTAAATATGCAGGATGTGATTGTGATCGTTCTGAGTCTCAGCGTTGTCGTGGTGACAGCCGTCGCTCTCATATTCTACAGGTAATCAGCAGACATATTTCACAGCTGTATCATATGGACTGTGCAGACttttacatcaaatcaaatcaaatcaattttatttgtatagcccaaagtcacaaagtacatttgcctcagagggctttacaatctgtacaggtccttagaccctcggttcgagtgaggaaaaacctttaacagggaaaaaaggtggaagaaacctcaataagagccacagaggagggatcgCTCCCAATTTTGGCATCATTGAAGCTGATTTTGAGATGGTGCAACACCTAACCAGCAGTTTAAACTGAAGCTCAGGGAAAGAAAGCTGCAATGTAATTGGATGCAGAGAGTTATCCTACAAATATcccttgtttttattatttatgcatttactgtgtatgtgtgtctgtttgtgaataATGTTAGGCAGAACAGAAAAGAGCGTCATATGCAAAAGAGGTGGTCTCACATCGACTTACATCTGATTGCCCCACTGGATGAGAAGGAGGTCTGTCTGAAGGTAAATGGCCTCACCAATCACCTGTTTGCTACAGGTTGGATGAGGGGTCAGCAACCATTTCGTTGATGAGTGGGAATTTACAAAGATgcaatgtaatttatttttaatttgtacaGTGATAGTTAGTTACACTATTATTGGAAATTCTGAAGGCAAGTCTTTAATCCTGGATATGATGGTGTCCAATCAACAGTCCAATCTCTGTACTGTTGGTCCACAACCTCCTCTATGTATTCACCGTCTGTGAATAGTTTCTCACATCTCCACCATTTTATAGCTGCTCTCTGTAGCCTGATTTTTGGAGGTACACAGCGTAATAAATTGCCTAGCATAGTTTCACACCCTTGACTGGTTGACTCATTTTTTCAGACTTATCTTGGAAGTTTTCCCACGCTTAGttttaaaatttacatttacattttacagcaaAATGCACACGATTCTGTCTGGCAATGGAATGTCTCATCATGAAGTTTGCACTATTTTTGTAAATGCAGATATGACATGTTATAATGTCAACATTAATTTATCTTGATGGATGAAGGTAATATTTACTTCAAGTGTCTTTAGTAACAATATTGCAGTATAGAGTTTCTTGTCTGCCATTTTGTTGCCATAAAGAAAGCCATTCACTCCCTTCTCCTTCCTATCCCCTGTGATAGATTATACATCTAAACATTTCGCTAAGTGCCAATAAAGAAGCAGCTATATGAGAAAAGATAAAACGAGATAATCTCAGAATGATATGAGAGATGAGATTGCATTGAATCATATTAGGTAAAAACAAGAAACGAGATAAGGCCAAATTAAGTTATATAAGCTCAGGATTTAAAGAccagaaaatgaaatcatgtaAAAAGAGTTTTATCATAGAACTTTGTCTGGGATTCGTCAGGCTTCAGTACTTTCTTTTACATGATGTGTACTTAAAATTGACTATCCAATAAGATAAAGATATAAAATcagatatgtttgtgtgtgtgtgtgtgtgtgtgtgtgtgtgcgcaacaGATTGATGACGATAAGAGGAAGGACAGCACATACTTCAGTCACAGATGCCGCTATGACAAGAAGGTACCAAGATTTCAACTTTATAAAACTAATATTTAGTCATAAAGAgactaaaaaagaaagagatgatcAAATCTTCACACTCAGCGTTTGACTGTGccttatttgtttgtgttcttcagCCCGTGATCTTAAAAGAGCTGAAGCAAACAGACGGAGACTTTACTGAGGACCAGAAGATTGAGCTGAACACAGTAAGACACCCCTGTGTTATAGCTCAGAGTATATATAACACCTGAGTTTTTAAAGCATCAGCAAATGGACACTGTCCTTGCGACCCTTTATATTATGGTGCttagattttgtgtttgtctttataacatataaataatgtgaataaatgaGCATTTTCCACTCTGACATTTTTAGCACATCCATGTCtacttttaaatcatttatttgtgtgttgcCAAACCCTTTCAACCCTCTCTGTCAAACCTTCTTGTCCATTTCAACCTTTCCTCTCACTTCTTCTTTGCCTCCGTGTCTTCATCTTTCAGCTGTTGTGTATCGATTACTACAACCTGACCAAGTTCTATGGCACGGTGAAGTTTGAGTACGGTGTCTTCGGGGTGTTTGAGCTCTGCCAGAGGGGCTCTCTCAGGGTAACGACTCACACAGTCCCACTGACTTGCACTCTCCCTGCATATCACATCCTGCTGCTGCCACGTTCCTTTCCTATCAGTATATGTTATCAGGCTGTAGGATTTTAGTAGATACTGGATCCTGCACTTAGATAATAAAGGCAAAACATCTTTTATTCCATCATCaataaaaaacaccacaaaacaaTTATATTAATTTTATTCAAATACAAAATTTAGAGAACTGTGTAGTCTTAATAGAAGTTTAAGAGCTCTCTGAGTGATTTCTAgttatattttctgtcttttaacattttataacaaGGCAGACTGAATGTTACTAGTAAGTTAGACATTGCATTTAGTCATAGTAATTCTTATTTTGTTCTTATCTtcagctgtattttgttttagatttacttttattaacttttttatttaacatacaTTGTAAATCATGCTGCACTTCATTCAACTATAAATTAGTTTTAacctaatttattttttttaaacaaatgaccAGTTAAGTTAAAAAAACGCCATGTACACACTGCATGTGATCTGCATGTTACATGACTACAGAACACCCATGAACAACAAGTAGTTTATGACAAAGCTCAGTGGCCTCCTTTCTATGCTGCCCACAATGACTTTACTGTTCGTTTGATAAGACGAACAGTTTAAAGAGCActaataatgtgtgtatgtgcatgcatgtaatcacacatacacaaacacactctcacacagtcTAGTTAAGTATTTAAGTGTTTCACAATTCATTAACTGAGTACAACATGCTTAGCAGAGATATGAACTTCTTTATCTGTTCCCCCCCAGTACATTCTGAATGACAGGATCTCCTATCCAGATGAAACCTTCATGGACATGGAGTTTAAGATATCTGTCATGTATGACATTGCAAAGGTATTTTTTATAacgtgtttgtttgagttttatttatttatacacttcACTATTCactatttgttcatatttgtcacgtattgttttatttagctGTTTTCTATGGAAGACAAATTTTGCATCGTTTACTGTCACTCcaatatttcttttcattcattgatttttattaagATTTTTGATTGGACATGGCttgatgtattgtttttttatatatatatttaaatgtgatattCAGTTATTCTTCAGTATATTTTAACTTACAATACATTTGAAGGAGAGTAAGATGATTCAACAAATAACTATCAAATTAACCATCCTGCTCACTACTGCCCCCCTGCTTTATATCTTTTACAGGGCATGTCATATCTCCACTCCAGTAACATTGAGGTCCACGGTCGCCTCAAGTCCACCAACTGCGTGGTCGACAACCGAATGGTAGTCAAGATCACTGACTTTGGGTGTCACACCATACTCAGTCCAGGCAGAAGTGAGACAGAGTCATTGTGATCTATTATTATTCTGAACGCTGAAAATACCGGTGACTCAgcttcctttctcctctcctttcagaCTTATGGACGGCCCCAGAGCATCTTCGTAAAGATGGGGTGTCTCAAAAAGGCGATGTTTACAGCTATGCCATCATTGCTCATGAAATTGTTATGAGACTGTCCACGTTCTATACACAGTGCTGCTCTGATATTACAGGTAGGTCAGGATgatttaaactgtaaataaaaaaacagaacaaattaaatgtaaattaacatatttttgtttatgaataattaattccTAGAAAACTGaattgtttgtgttaatttacaTGGATGGATTGATAATGACAAAATCAATTTATAAGCTACAAAGCCTTCAGTGCTGtactttgctcttctttcaatgAAGAAATAGTCTCCAGTGCTGATAAAACTGATCAATGCTAACCTCTTTAGAAgccaacatttttacattttgagtaaacatttttcacaaacatggtcacacacacacctagtgtTAAACCATGCATAAAGCTCATGCCGTAGCTGCCGGTATTTCCTCACAGAACGTTGATTGTAATCTCACAAGTCCAGCTGCCTAACAAGGTCAATTGCTTTTGTTGTCTGATCCCCAAATCTGTGTCAGAACAAGAGAGTTTACAGTATGATGGGATGTTGTCTTGCTCATCTCGCTTATCTTAATGTCATCCAATCCCTCAGAGAAGATACACAGAGTGCAGTTCCCCAGTGGGGCAGGCATCTTCAGACCTGACCTCAACTTTGACAGCACATCAGAGAGGGAGATCGAGGTAAGAGAGTCACTCATCACTGTGGAGGAGAGTTATAAAGGAAAGCTGCTTGGACTCATCAAAGTTAAATAAGGAAAGTTTTTcactccctccttctttttctctcttgtgtGTACACAGCTGTACACGCTGATAAAAAACTGCTGGGATGAAGACCCAGAACGGAGGCCAGATTTTAGGAGAATAGAGTTAACTCTGGGTAAGATTTTCAGGTACGTCAACAgcatatattcatttaaaacatttctttactATATGACCAAATAAAGGTGGACACTAGAACAATCTGTATGTGAAGTTCTTCAAGTTCTTCCGCATCAAACTAGGAAAATAATTTCTGTATAGATTTACTTTGTGCATGGAGGCATTGCcatgttaaaaacatgtttggttGTTTAGTGTATATAATCATATCCACTGCTATGAGATGATTCCTGCATCTTCAGCCTtttatattatgattattaattcAATTGTATAAATAATGATAGTAAtggaatatattttttctttgactcAGTAACCTGCACAACCAAGCCACTGAGACATACATGGACAACCTGATCCGTCGCCTGCAGATGTACTCCAGGACTCTGGAGCATCTGGTGGAGCAGAGAACCTCTTTGTACAAATTTGAGAGGGACAGAGCTGATCGCCTCAACTTTATGCTACTTCCTGGGTAAGTTCATATCGTATCTGCTGTTAtattaaataacaaacaaaacagatacatattttaaagatgcactgatcattttttaaatttaattttacaaAGGATCAATTGATGTAATGTGAAAAGGGTTGCTAAAAGAATTATCACCCAAttctgcagttcccctcagccCTACAGACCATTTTAATCTGTATTAGTGTATTGTTTTGGCTTTATGGTCCACTAACCCTGCTTCCATCAGCATAATTAGTCAGttaacatagtggagcattaagcagctaaagagccagataagGAGAGTGCATTTTGGACTTGTCAGGCCACTTCGAACAGAACTGAAACTCAGAACATGAAAGCTGATGCTGctccatgtctgctggatgtgcaaATATGTTTCCATCCTCTTTTTGTAATAACAGTTGTTGTGTTTGTAGAGGCATGTACAAAACAAAGCTGTATTTGGATTCCCTTTGTACAAATGTAATcagtctccctctgtctcctcagcCCAGTGGTGCGTTCACTGAAGGAGACGGGGAAAGTGAAACCAGAGCTCTTTGAGGAGGTCACCATCTATTTCAGCGACATTGTCGGATTCACCACCCTTTGCCGCTACAGCACCCCCATGGAGGTGGTTGACATGCTCAATGACATCTACAAGAACTTTGACAGCATCCTGGACCACCATGATGTCTACAAGGTacttcagtgttcagtgtgaaCTCAGGAGCTGAAGTTAACGTTAGATTGGTGTATATATATGGCTGATTATGTTattactttgtgtgtttatcgATATATagataatgttttattaataaagcaatccatccattatctctCAGGTTGAGACAATAGGAGATGCGTACATGGTTGCATCAGGTTTGCCCAAACGCAACGGTGACAGGCATGCAGTGGACATCGCCCTCATGGCCCTGGACATGCTGGCTTTTGTAGGGACGTTTGAGTTGCTGCACCTGCCTGGAATCCCTCTGTGGATCCGTATTGGTGTGCATTCAGGTAACAGAAAATCAAAGCTTTGTCTTATTTAATGCAATCCTTGTTCTTTCCCATAAACCATGTATCATTAGTGCATTTTACAGCATTTTCTGCCACATGGAAATGCAGCACTAACAAGTACTcacatgaccatcatggcaatgTAATATGAGCCCATAGAAGTAGGTAACATGAGtcaaatgtgtaaatatatataataaataagtgaacttaaacaaaagagaacatttaaacagtttcccgaattattaataaaattaaCTTTGCCTCCAAGCAGCTTATACATTTGATTTTGagtatatttttcattttatctctACTTTAATATATACTGTCTACACACGTCTGTGGGAAAGACTCACACATATGTAGAAATTAAGGAGAGTGTGTTAATAGTAGCAGTTTGTGAAAGTTAAACAGTAGGTGGCAATAACACACTGCTACAATACAAACTACTTACTTacaaggtaaaaaaataaagtcctaACCAGGGGAAGGCTTGTAAcgctttttttctgtcataatGTAAGTGAATGAGCGGctaaaaaataagataaatcaGACACCACCATTATTTTAGATGTTCTAAATGCAGAATATGGGGAATAgataatcaaagaaaaaaatgaaggtgCAACCAAGAGATACATGGAGAATAAAAAtggcttgttttgtgtgtaggACCATGTGCAGCAGGAGTAGTGGGGAACAAGATGCCTCGCTATTGTCTTTTTGGAGATACAGTCAACACTGCTTCACGCATGGAGTCCACAGGCCTACGTAAGAGacaacacacactcgcacacagtCACAGTATTGAGGCGTAGCCTCTGACTTTAAAGAGTTAAAGAGAGTTGAATCCTATCGTTCTTTCTCATTGTCTTTCCAGCTCTGAGAATTCATACCAGCCAGTCCACCATCAACATCCTGCAGAGGACAGACTGCAAGTTTGAGTatgaaaaaagaggagagacgTACCTGAAGGTTagcttttttatctttatgctCATCTACTCAGGCATTCACATCAAATGTAAACTGTACAGATAGTGGTTACTTAAAgcggtgtttgtgtttgtttgtgtgcttggcCCACAGGGTAAAGGCAAAGAAATGACATACTGGTTAACAGGAGTCAATGGGGGACAATTCAACCTGCCAACACCACCAACAGCGTGAGTAAAACACAGTCTCAGCCAGATTTAGGGCACAGATCTACTACTCTGGTCCCCAATTACCAACATTTCTTTACAGCTCTGTTGATCTATAAAACAACAGTGAGcttgtgtgagagtgtttgtataatatattttaaaaaagagaacaCATAATTTGTTAGAATATAATGTATCTATTAATTTATCTAAATAATTCTTATGTTACTGTCTCAGGGAGAACTTCCAGCGGCTCCAGCAGGACCTTGCGGAGATGATCGTGTCCACCCTTGAGAAGCGAGGAGATGGGGTCTTCAGAAAGACCCTGTCAACCAAAATCCGTCGGAGGGAGACCAACAGCAGCCTGCAGAGCGACAGCCCGCCAGAGTACTTTCACTTGGCTGTCACTGACAACCCCAGTACGTATCTGTGATTACAGAGGATCTTTGCTTACGATGTCGTCCAAGGAGTAGATGTCATAGTAGTGCGCCTGTACTTGTCTGAATCAACACTGCTGGGTTTCCATGGACAGCTCTGTTCATTCGGAGGGTGGCCTAACAGTTGAGCAGCAGTGGAACAAGCAGGCATGTTAGAAATAGCACTGAAGCTCTCAGTTCTCCTTTTGCCCTTTGAAGCTTTCCTCCCTCAACACCCATCCCTCTGccacaaaaaatgttttaaactgtttataaGTCTAAGTTCTTGTTGAAAGGAAAAATCCACCCACAGATACTGTTatatatcattttgtttttgtggttattTCTCTGTGGTGTGGGAGTGATATTTTTAGAGAACGTCATTGAAACTATGTTGTACTCTGCATAATTTCTTTTGACCTGTTATTCATGGGAATAAAAAAGGATCACGACCAAACATTAACACTGGCTTAAACAGTATATGAAATGGTCTATCATTTTCAAATAAGGCTCACTTCATGAAAGATTAATTAGTTGCTGTATGCCACTATGTATATTTTGATGCAACCACATGGTGATGCCAAAGTCAGACATCTTCAAATTCTACAAATAATGGCTATAAAATGTACCTCGAAATGTTTTGGCTAGGCTGttctttcaaaatatttcaaattaaaatggcATGGGTTGAAATGACACAtgctttattgtattttgtaacTTAACCTTTGCCTCCTGTGCTGTGCATAACTCACACGTCACAACAACATGGATTTAAGGGCGAGAATCGTCCTTTGAGATTTATTGAGAAATGGTCAGGAATCCAAGTAATGAGAGATAAAATTGAATATACTCTTCTTGACTTTACTTTGAACAGTTCTCCGTTTTTGTTTAGATGTTGCCTGCATGAAGCTCATTGATTGAGAAAGTTTGACAAAATTATTTACCATGTAAATATAGCCTTTTCTGCTGCAAAGTCAGTGAAAATATATCCAAACAGTACTTTctactttttctctttcatagcACAACAATGCTACCTTGTCTACAGAACATCAAAAATATTTCTGTGATgattttggttttgtgttttattaaacaaTGTTTGAAATATGGCACAAGATTCAGAGCAGTTCTTTGTACAATGTGCACTAAACTAAAGTTACCCATTCTTACATAGTATTAATGTACACCGATTTACACCATAGCACTTGTATTTTTTCAAGCatgcagagggaaaaaaaacaactgctgtAGAAATAAACACTTATTTTAAAACCACAAGAACATGGTAGATTAAGAAATATCCAACATTTGGATTACAAAGGCAGATAAAATAGCAGCGTAGCAGAGAAGTATGTAGTAAAAAGGTTTgaagaacacacagacaaagcttACATAGTTTTAGTTGTAACTAATGCAGTGCCACCCAGCTCTGTGGCAGGAAGTGGGATTCTGTGTTCCCTCATTGTGCTGCATGGAGGTAGCCCTCTACCCCCCTCTGTCCCAGCATGCTTTGTGATGTCCCTGTAAGCGGTGAAGCCCTCCTCCCACTGTGAGACAGTTTGGGCCCCCAGGTGCAAGTGAGGACAGGGTGAAAGGGCCCCTGCAGCTCTCTGCAACATCTCTGCATGACTGTTGCTTTCTGAAGGCAGTGAATGGAGTATGGCAGGTGGCTCTGTTTTCTGAAGAGGTTCCTGTTGTGCCTCTGCATcctctgcaacacaaacaactgAAACGTGAGTGTGAATATTTAAATCCCACTGAGTATTCAAACCATCTCACTctcaaaacaaatgatgatCCCACTAAGTGCAAACCACATAGGATGGCATGTCGCTGCAGAATACTATGGCAGCCATGCTCGTTAAGAGTACCCCTACACCATCATAGCTCCTCCATACTTCACCGTGGGAACCACAAATGCATATACCATTATGTCaccttgtctctgtctcacagaGACATAGTGGTTAGAATGAATTTGACTCATCAAACCAAAGTACAGATgtccactggtctaatgtccattcatcttcttcttgttggtctcccttTGAAGGCCCTTCAAGCAGTgttctctgcctgtctttccTGGGGTAGTTTCATCATAACGTTTGATAATTTTTTGGGTGTTAATCAACGTTGTAGAAAGTAACAAGAATGTAGAATCCACATTGAATGTCCAAACTATACACTATATATGGTTATATATATGCCTATATATGCCTTGAATATAAGTTTAGTACAATTTAttgcattcatttaaattataaCTTTTGAGacttctttaaaaatacaaatgtcatatgctttttaaatgtcagtttataTAATCTCTGTATGACTCTGCAGCTACAGTTTAgttatagatatttatttatcagaGAATTGCCTTGCAATGgc contains the following coding sequences:
- the gucy2ca gene encoding heat-stable enterotoxin receptor, with translation MYKLHILPYLGVLIMAVIANKMLDDCLASDRTYTMNVVLLEDNTYEWSRPFVQAAVEQAIEEDRQTNIDHELNFNLTANYYGFDTTMYNRQGCGSSTCEGVAILKLLHSKNEVGCVMLGPSCTYATFQLVDDEIGLNLSIPIISAGSFGLSCDYKPKLTRILPPARKIADLLLHFSKELLDFKEPWTQVYVYKKSTIPPEDCFWYINALEAASATFSSSFNREMLRGEEELTKALEAKDRFSNIFILCGKPHDVVSIKSMVEVIPEDVVFILLDIYNPEYYVNTTSSAGMQDVLVITLPQRNYDYGSNSTYNNTINDYVAGYHDGVLLFGKVLRERMLSKQRNKGSYDVPLSDNPFGNTSFDGMGGHYVLDEYGDRDANFSIIYTSTITGKYETLSVFDTSQNKTSVTDTIPALPWKGSRLPGAIPENSEGLNMQDVIVIVLSLSVVVVTAVALIFYRQNRKERHMQKRWSHIDLHLIAPLDEKEVCLKIDDDKRKDSTYFSHRCRYDKKPVILKELKQTDGDFTEDQKIELNTLLCIDYYNLTKFYGTVKFEYGVFGVFELCQRGSLRYILNDRISYPDETFMDMEFKISVMYDIAKGMSYLHSSNIEVHGRLKSTNCVVDNRMVVKITDFGCHTILSPGRNLWTAPEHLRKDGVSQKGDVYSYAIIAHEIVMRLSTFYTQCCSDITEKIHRVQFPSGAGIFRPDLNFDSTSEREIELYTLIKNCWDEDPERRPDFRRIELTLGKIFSNLHNQATETYMDNLIRRLQMYSRTLEHLVEQRTSLYKFERDRADRLNFMLLPGPVVRSLKETGKVKPELFEEVTIYFSDIVGFTTLCRYSTPMEVVDMLNDIYKNFDSILDHHDVYKVETIGDAYMVASGLPKRNGDRHAVDIALMALDMLAFVGTFELLHLPGIPLWIRIGVHSGPCAAGVVGNKMPRYCLFGDTVNTASRMESTGLPLRIHTSQSTINILQRTDCKFEYEKRGETYLKGKGKEMTYWLTGVNGGQFNLPTPPTAENFQRLQQDLAEMIVSTLEKRGDGVFRKTLSTKIRRRETNSSLQSDSPPEYFHLAVTDNPSTYL